A window of Castanea sativa cultivar Marrone di Chiusa Pesio chromosome 1, ASM4071231v1 contains these coding sequences:
- the LOC142627289 gene encoding uncharacterized protein LOC142627289, with protein MREYYAYRLQEREHEGHTLVNGGRLFQQFVVDAYTCIEEIRLMWVKENQDKLRIELYKGLKDAVMRGDTTPASSGKRFVLPSSFTGSPRYMIENYQDAMAICRWVGYPDLFITFTCNTKWPEIDLFLSRKPGQKVEDRPDVIARVFKIKLDQLLYDLKHGQHFGKVIAVVYTVEYQKRGLPHAHILLFLHHDENHPTAIEIDRIILAEIPDLNEEPLVYEAVKQYMVHGPCGSINSKASCMIENKCTKHFPKKFCSQTTVDEDGFPIYRRRNNGRFVERNEVKLDNRFIVPYNIELLVKFQAHINVECCNRSRSIKYLFKYITKGPDRATLILEENLHIDSSTGMQHMTDTNEVKTYLNCRYVSAIKVCWRIFEFPIHHREPAVQRLNFHNEDEQLVVFEDTDYLNSVVNKLDIGKSKFTE; from the exons ATGAGAGAATATTATGCATATCGCTTGCAAGAACGTGAACATGAAGGACATACTTTGGTAAATGGTGGTAGATTGTTTCAACAATTTGTTGTAGATGCCTACACATGTATTGAAGAAATCCGGCTTATGTGGGTAAAAGAGAACCAAGACAAATTAAGGATAGAATTGTATAAAGGACTGAAAGATGCAGTTATGAGAGGAGATACCACCCCTGCATCTTCAGGCAAGAGATTTGTTCTACCTTCAAGTTTCACTGGAAGTCCAAGGTATATGATTGAAAACTATCAAGATGCAATGGCAATCTGTAGATGGGTAGGTTATCCGGACCTATTTATTACCTTCACTTGCAACACAAAATGGCCAGAAATTGATCTTTTCCTATCTAGGAAACCTGGACAGAAAGTAGAAGATCGGCCTGATGTGATTGCAAGAGTGTTCAAAATAAAGCTTGATCAACTCTTATATGATTTAAAGCATGGTCAACACTTTGGGAAAGTAATTGCAG TTGTCTACACTGTTGAATATCAAAAGAGAGGGTTACCTCATGCAcacattttactttttctacATCATGATGAGAACCATCCTACAGCAATAGAAATTGATAGAATAATTTTAGCAGAAATTCCAGATTTGAATGAAGAACCTTTAGTTTATGAAGCTGTCAAACAATATATGGTTCATGGTCCTTGCGGCTCTATTAATTCAAAGGCAAGTTGTATGATTGAAAACAAATGTACAAAGCACTTCCCTAAAAAATTTTGTTCGCAAACCACTGTTGATGAAGATGGTTTCCCAATATATAGAAGAAGGAATAATGGAAGATTTGTTGAAAGAAATGAAGTCAAACTTGATAATCGATTCATAGTTCCATACAATATTGAGTTATTGGTGAAATTTCAAGCACACATAAATGTTGAGTGTTGTAATCGTTCAAGATCTATCAAGTACTTATTTAAGTATATAACAAAAGGACCTGATCGTGCAACTTTGATTCTTGAAGAAAATTTACATATTGATTCTTCTACTGGAATGCAGCATATGACAGATACTAATGAAGTTAAGACATATTTAAATTGTAGATATGTATCTGCCATAAAGGTATGTTGGAGGATATTCGAATTTCCTATTCACCATCGAGAGCCTGCTGTTCAAAGACTGAATTTTCACAATGAGGATGAGCAACTAGTTGTTTTTGAAGATACTGATTATTTAAATAGTGTTGTGAACAAGCTAGATATCGGAAAAAGCAAATTTACAGAGTAG